The Anomalospiza imberbis isolate Cuckoo-Finch-1a 21T00152 chromosome Z, ASM3175350v1, whole genome shotgun sequence genomic interval TTGTCATTAGTGGTAGTTAAGCTTTTTCATTAACTCCTGGACTTCACAGTCTGTCAGTCAGTAAGATATCTTCTACTTCTGTTAGTGCTGTGTGATTATATGTATAGAAACTCCCACAAATTCTCAGTCAATTGTAGAACAgagcaaaaaacaaaatatatatgTCCCCAGTTAAAAATGTGTagcagaaatagaaaaggaTGTGATGGGCCTAATCAAGCAAGAAACAGCATTTGAATATATTATCTGTTCTTTTAAGAGTGGTAGTTTGGCTTGGAATAATGCTTTTCAAACTCTGGAAATACCCATATTACTAATCAGCGATATTATTTCATCTCTGCGATTAAGGATCCCTGTCCTCATTTTAATACTACATGTATTTTAGACATGTGTCCTTAAACTATAAGTTTGGCTCTTTGGATGGATTTTCTAGAAAATATTGTTAAATACTGCATTTTAGAGGGAAGTACATGCTTTTAgttttggcagaaaaaaaaatacttcttactgtttaattttcttttttttttttgttttttttctgttttgttttgttttgttttgttttgttttttcctcattgttGCTAAATGTATTGGGTTTTAGTGATGTGTACAGGGAGTTGTGAATGGGGAAGCTAAACCAACAGGTCCATGGAGCAGGAAAAAGAATGTGCTGGCTAGAGAGCAAAGGGGATAGGCCAATTACTTAGGAGAATAAAAACTTTCCTCTGATGACAGACTTTTTTCTCTGTTAGATGTACAATTGCATGTACAATGTTCCCATGGTTCTGATTGTGGCAggcatttaattttcatttatgaCATTATTCCTGTCTGGGTTAGACCAAACTAAACTGTAAAAAGGGGGTCTTTTGAAGGCACACTTGACAGTATGGGAGAGTTATGCcttctggggaaaaaaccaTTTTCTGCTTATGCTCTCTTTTACTATAATCCTGTAAAGTGTAAACAGAATGGAActgtttaaattaaatttcagtCAGAAAGTTCTAATTCTGAATCTGTCCTCTGGTTTGAGTACTTTCCCTTGTCCATTATATACAATGTACTCAGTTACTAAGATAAATCTTTCATACTGCTTTATGACGAAATCCCCATTAAGTTTTTATCAAAGCATTGTATCAGTATAACAAATGATCAGTATATAAATAGCATTGCTTCATTGAAATAATGAAGTAACATAAATTAGCACTACCTGACAACCAGGAATCACTGAAACTATGTAAATGAAATCAGCTCGAGGTATGTCTGATCCCTGGAATGATTTTGCCTTTGGTTAAATAGTATTATACCAGTGCTCACAATTTGTCTTCATTCTGGAAAGTGATGAATTTTACTAGGCTCACTTATCTAGTTTACTTAAAACTGTAGATGCACAAAAGTGCTAGGTTTTGCTTATGGAACCAAGAATAAAATTTCTGGTAGGTGACTGGTAAGTTGCCTAACTTCATAGATTTTGCCTTAAATTTTTGCTCTGAATTTGAATCCATGAACTTGCAAAAGTGAGGAATGAATGATTTTGAGTAAAACTCCAGAAGTAACTTGATCAGCTCAGGTTTCCTTCAAACGAAAAATTCTAATGATATTTTCTTGATGTAGCTAAAGTTTAGATTGgctaaaaaaaaagagctaCTCTTGGTAAGAAAGCatcattttctgtttccttttctcctttaatATAAATCTCTCATTGATCAAAATTTGAACTTCTTTCAAACCAGACAATTTTAGATCCTTAAAAATGTTTACTTAACATTATTTCCAATTGATATGGTACATTAGTAGGATTATGTGGTCTCCTTGTCTATTTTCATTCTCAGGTGTTTTAACTTTGGAGTTTCTTTCGTTTTTTAATCCCCTGGagggaaattattttacttatCAGCATTATATCATGCAATATCATGATGGTGTTGGTGTTACAATTTTTAGACTATCAAATGATGGGTTTGGaaaacagtctttttttttcttactaggacttttatatttttcattacaGAGGAGCAATTCAACATCATCAAGTTTCTGACTATTTCTCAAAAAGATGCAACTCCTAAAATCTCTCTTGCAAGACACTCAATATTTGCATAAAGTTAGTATATACATACTCTTCATGATGTCGAGAAAAACTTAGATAAATCTAATAGATTGAAGCTAAAACTTTCCTCCAAATTCAGAAATACTTGACTTTGAAATATTTACCTGTAGGTTATGCTACTAGGAAAATACTGAAGGCACAAGTTTCATTTTCCTCCACTTTTCAttgcaaaagaaacaacaagTGCCAAATGTCTGACTGGCATGGTAGGGATCATCCAGAGCAGACAGCCACATGAAACAATAGCTAGAATAAGAGGGACTTGGGGATGTATGTCTCTACTTTTTCATAAAAGTGTCAAATCTTCCAATGCAGTCTGCAGTACTACTTGTTGCATGTCCAGCTCAGGACAGTGCCAGGTTCCGTCTTCTCTGGCACAGAGAAAGAGTCAGGCtagcccaggtgtgccagcagaaacTGTATCTTAAAAGCTTCATTTCTATATTTTCCGCCACTGCCGTGGGACTTTACTTGTACAATGTTAGGCCATTTGTGTAAAGGACATGTTCACACATTTCTGAGCATAGTGAAAGCACTTAGTTTCCTATGCTaatggtttgtttggtttggttatATTCTATCTAGGCTTTTATAAGCACTTCTACAACCACTACAAGCAGAGTATAAGGCAAAGGTAATAATCATACAGGTGTTGCTGTATCTTGCCATATTAGCCTTTGTTTTGGCAAATTCTTCAAGAACATTTGAGATGCCTAAATCCATATTGTGTAGCTGTCCTCAGTGAACTGCTGGGTGACTCTGCAAAAGTTCTGTCTCCCCTCTATATGaagcttttttccttatttcaccATAATACTATCACTGATTCCATATAGTGTCCTAATCCATTGCAAATATCAGTTAAAATACGTCAGATGCTATGGGATTCTGCAGATGCCTTATGTAAGTATTAAATGGCACTAcactgttgttattattattattttttattttagatagTGATTCCTTATGGTGTTTCTGCTCCAATGACAATGTACCAAAACCCTGATGTTATTTCAAAGACAGCAGAAGAACTTGTTAGTGAATTACTGGAGTATGTCACCTTTGGAGATGAGATTTTTGGATGTTTCACCCATGAAATTCTGATTGTATTTGCTTGTGTGTAAATGTCTTCCAAAGACTTCAGCCAAGTCTGTCTGGGCTCAGCCTGttcttttcactttttcatAGACCATGGACATCAAACAAGAAAGAGACAATGGGTTGTTAAAGCTAATATGGCACCAGTAAAATATGAAGAGAGGAATACACAAGTAAAGTGTAGTGGTAACAGCATAGTATGGTTTCTCTGCTCACGAGCTTTGAGCTGAGCTCAGTTTCATGTCTGATTATCCTTTATCCTCTCTCCAGCTGCCTGTTTTCATGACCTTGCTAAGGAATTTTCCAAGACCTCTACTCCTTCAGAAAAATTGGCCAGCAATTTCAAAAGTTATTAGTGGCGGAGAGGAAGGACATAAAACCAGAATCTACCATCACAAAGGCATCATTTCCTTGGATACCATGCTAACAAAACAGAGTAACTATTTATACACAGCAGCTATTAATGCATTAAATGCAAGTATAAGAAAGGCAACAGATTTGCTAAAAGCAGAGGAATTAACATTTTCCTCTAAGAGAAATGTAGTTACTGAAAGCCTGAAGTAAAAGGTTTTGTGGGTCTTATATAAGCACTAAGAAATTTATATTACCATTTTAACATAATCTTGAAGGTCACCAATAATTATGGTTATTTGAAATTTATGAATAAAACAATAATTTGCTTTATTTCCATCTTGTTCACAGTGTATTTTCATGGTTTCAGTGAGTGTTTTGTGTCTTTGGTTTCTTTGGAAAAGTCAAGGAAATTTGCAAGAAGGTAAAAAGAATGTAAAGTACACACTGGGCTTTGGGAAGCCTGCAATGATATTTTTTTGCCCTTTCCAGAGCGTGTGAATGGCTCTGCAATATCGGATATGGGATGTAAGAGGCAGCAACATAGGAAAAGGATACACAGTAATTCTACATTGCTGAATGGATCCAGAAGACAAGTGTTTTGACTGGATGCCTGTCAAATCCAACTGGGTGATGTTAAAAGGTATTTCAAGGACAATGCAATCACCAGGCATAGTCATTGTGTGTTCATAAAGGGAAAGTCCCACATAAGTAATTTGATACCCATCTAGAATAAGGTTACTTGCCTAGTGGATGAAAGGAAGGTGGTAGGTGAGACTTTTCTTGATTTTAGTAATATTTAGTAAGATTTTGGTAAGATTTTTGGTGCTGTCCCTCAAAGTGTTCTTCTGGAAAAGCTGTTGTGATGATCAGGTTCACAGTGTGCTGGATGAAGAACTGTCTGAATGTCAGAACTTCAGGGGTTTTAGTGTGTGGGGCTACATCTGCCTGGTGAGCAATCACCAGTGGTGTTCCTCAGGAATTCACTGTAGGACCAGTTCAGGTCAACAAGTTTACCAATGATCTGGATGCAAGACTTGAATGGGCCATTTGCTGACCGCACTAAACTAGGAGATGCTATTGACTCTCTTCAGAGACAAGAGACCTTCCAGAGGGATCTGAAATAGATTGGAACACTGAGTAAGTATCAGTGGCATGAAATTAAGCAAGAACAGATCCAGGTTCTGTGCCTGGGATGCAGTAAAGCTGGGCACAAGTATAAGCTGGGAGAGGAGTGTGTGTAGAACAACCCTGCAAAAGGGATCTTGGGGTGCTGGTCGGCAGTAGCTCAggctgagccagcagtgtgtgcccgggcagccaggagggcaaaCCCCATCCCGCCGTGCATCAgacacagcatcaccagctgtgATTGGGATCATCCTGCTGGATTCAGCCCTGGGGTGGCCTCACCCTGAGTCCTGTGTGCAGTGCCGGGCCCCACAGCCTGAGAAGGGTGGGAAGGTCCTGGAATGGTCCAGAGGAGGACAACAGAGCTGGTGGAAGGGCTGGAAGGCACAtcctgtgaggagaggctgagggctCTGGGTTTGTCTGGTTTGGAGagaaggaggctcaggggtgacctcactGCTCTGTACAGCTCCCTGAGGAGGGGTCCTAGAGAGGGAAGGTATGATCTCTCTGCTCTGGACATTAGGAAGCACCTTCCTACTGAGAGAATGGTGAAACACTGTCACAGGCTTCCTAGAAAGGTGGTCCCGTGCCTGTCAGTGCATCTGGACAATGCTGTTCACCTTGGGCTTTAACTCCTAGTCAGCCATGAAGTGGTCAGGCAGCTAAACTACATGATCTCTTTAAGTCCTTTCCAACTATTTTATCCTGGGCTAGGTTTGTTTCTGCTATTTAATCAGATGGATTTCTGTTCATTAAAACTCAGTAAttttcatgtgtcttttaatTTTGCATGTTTATTTAACTTCTTCATTTCAAAAAGTATTTGTAAAACATGTATAAAGATAGCAAGGACTCTATTAATAAATAATTGAGATTTTTTGCCACATGTGGCGGACAGTCTCTGTAATCTTTGCCACATAGATGAAAGAGAAATCACAAAATTTCTGGCTCCAGAAATTGCTGTCTGCTGCATTGAAGTTAATGACATCTATAGACAACATATCATAGACATATATTATAGCACCATTTAGGTCCCAGCTTTCCACACGTCTCCTATACTTGTTATAAACCTCAAAAGAACAACTAAGGATTGAGCTGAGGTCTCTGaactgaaataatgaaaattgcAATACATAAAATGATATGTGCCTTTCCTGCAGTAAATCAGATTTGACCCAGATCTGCAACCAGTtgtaaaaaaatcactttgctCACATGGGCGCCTATGAGTTGGTTCTGTCATTGAATTCAATGAAATTGCTGATACACTTATGTTTTTTCATGTTAGAAttggaaataaaacaattaCTTGAATATTATTGCCCAATGTAGAAAACATCTGGAAATAAGAATGAGACATCTATGCTGGACATTTCAGCATTGATGGTTTGAAAAGCAAGGAATAGAAACAGTTTGTTCATCACTCCATAAAGAATATGTTTTTAAGTGATTAAACTGTGTTCTTCAAAGTGTTATATTTGTGCAGCTGTGCAGCAAATAAATATAGAATACAAGATATGTTACATATTGCATGTACACCAAAAGCTGTTGAAACTTCTGGGGGAATTGTACATTGAATATGAGGTGCAAGTGTGGAAAGTAGGGTATGTGTTTGTCGTTAGTAGAAGTGTCTATTTCTCTATGTATGTATATGCTCAATCAAGACATCCTCAGATACAGCATAGATGCAGTACATGTctccttcccagtccatccaCTCCAAGTACATTCTGAGGCCTTGTCCCCAGACAGCTCTCTGCATGCTTGATTTGCATGTGTTAGTAGTCCCTGCAGGGTAAAGCAACTCCTACAGAGCAGTGACTTCTACTCTGCTTGAGTCAGTGGGGGTCACTTCAGGATTCAGTCACAGCAGCAACAAACCTGAGGACTCTCTTGCCTGCAGCTTGTCATGATCCCAACAATATAGCTAAATTCCTTTATTTTATCTCTGACTTTCACACCAGTTACCTAAGTCATGCTAAATAATACACTTTCACCCTTCCTACAATGACAATATTTTGTCACTGTAAACAAATGTTTATCTGACATACAGGGACCCTAGTAAGACAGAAGTACCACTGGTACAGGCATGGGTTAGTGAGTAAGAGACTTGGTTTCCAGGGTTTGCAAGTCCTGAAATCTGTGACAAATGACAAATCCATGTTTGTTGTCTCACACTGGTTTGTGGTCGTGCATTCTGCGTGAGTCTTGCAGGCTATTGAGTAGAGAGCTGAGCAATCAGCTTAGCGTCGATTTGTTTCTCTTGATGAACATAAGGATACTGTTACTTGCTGCTCTTGCAAGGTCAGTCTGTATAGCGTCCCTGTTTAACCTTTCAGCTCAGACAGACGGCGTGATTCATGGGTGTCCTAAGCAGgcccaggagttggactcaataatCCTCATCAGTCCtgtccaactcagcatattctagGAGtctgtaattttgtttttctatttgcaCAATATTAGGCTGGATCTTGCTGACTTCCAATCTTCTAATGATAAATTAGAAGTGCTCTATCCAATGATAAATTAACCTAAGTCTGCAAGAAGAGGTTTCTCTTCCTTTGACTTCTCAGAGAAGTTAGTGGGTGGATCAGCCACTAGTGTGTAAGCTTGGAGGAGAAGCAATCATACCTTCCTC includes:
- the HSD17B3 gene encoding LOW QUALITY PROTEIN: 17-beta-hydroxysteroid dehydrogenase type 3 (The sequence of the model RefSeq protein was modified relative to this genomic sequence to represent the inferred CDS: inserted 1 base in 1 codon), which translates into the protein MTGSFATRLLLSRCKQVFLAGWSLVLGFSLVTELATDQKVKGIQADFTXNSVYKNVEKDLKDVDISVLGQSLSVNRMELFKLNFSQKVLILNLSSGLSTFPCPLYTMYSVTKINLSYCFMTKSPLSFYQSIVSIVIPYGVSAPMTMYQNPDVISKTAEELVSELLEYVTFGDEIFGCFTHEILIVFACV